A DNA window from Phragmites australis chromosome 11, lpPhrAust1.1, whole genome shotgun sequence contains the following coding sequences:
- the LOC133885750 gene encoding uncharacterized protein LOC133885750: protein MLRARGAAGALLRLACTSASAGVQRGGSPPLARVAFLRGFLDLHKMGSKEAIEKEKARLTDEMSRGYFADISEIRKNAGKIAKANKIIIPEVAAVKFPDLVVESPDGGALHLPLVASPPQDDDPEAGNTVVPNASLVCFSFRASSQKMAESWSQPFLDSFGTANKIHVYEVSFIDSWLLSSSPVRRVFLKVMRKSNNPRRHVVYAFGDHYDFRKKLQILNLLTGYIYLVDRLGRIRWQGFGSATPEELSSLTACTSILLDEK, encoded by the exons atgcTGAGGGCGCGGGGGGCGGCTGGGGCGCTGCTCCGCCTCGCCTGCACCAGCGCCAGCGCCGGCGTACAGAGGGGTGGTAGCCCTCCGCTCGCGCGCGTGGCGTTCCTCCGCGGCTTCCTGGATCTCCACAAG ATGGGGAGCAAGGAGGCCATCGAGAAGGAGAAGGCCAGGCT TACGGATGAAATGAGTAGGGGCTACTTCGCGGACATCTCCGAGATCCGCAAGAATGCCGGCAAG ATTGCGAAAGCAAATAAGATCATCATCCCGGAGGTTGCTGCTGTGAAGTTTCCTGATCTTGTTGTGGAGTCCCCTGATGGCGGGGCGCTGCATCTGCCTCTTGTTGCGTCTCCTCCACAAGATGATGATCCTGAGGCTGGCAATACGGTGGTTCCTAATGCGTCATTGGTTTGCTTCTCCTTTCGTGCAAGCTCACAG AAAATGGCAGAGTCATGGAGTCAACCTTTTCTGGATTCATTTGGCACTGCCAACAAAATTCATGTTTATGAG GTCTCATTTATAGATTCTTGGCTGTTATCATCGAGTCCTGTGAGACGAGTATTCCTCAAGGTGATGCGGAAATCTAACAATCCGCGAAGACATGTTGTCTATGCTTTTGGAGACCACTATGACTTCCGGAAGAAGCTTCAAATTCTAAACCTTCTTACAGG ATACATATACTTGGTTGATCGCCTGGGAAGAATAAGGTGGCAAGGCTTCGGATCTGCAACACCAGAAGAGTTGTCATCACTGACGGCATGCACCTCCATTTTGTTAGATGAAAAATGA